A genome region from Schistocerca nitens isolate TAMUIC-IGC-003100 chromosome 4, iqSchNite1.1, whole genome shotgun sequence includes the following:
- the LOC126251663 gene encoding cuticle protein 38-like: MYKLVILPLFFAAVSAGYLGGYAAAPAYAAAYAAPVAVAHAAPVVAAAPVVKAVAPIATSYANTYKVSIGAAPVAYAAPAVIKAPVAYAAPAVFKAPVAYAAPVAYAAPAVVKAPVAYAAPVAYAAAPAYLKTYLH, translated from the coding sequence GTGATCCTGCCCCTCTTCTTCGCCGCCGTGTCGGCTGGCTACTTGGGAGGCTACGCCGCAGCACCCGCGTACGCCGCGGCCTACGCCGCCCCCGTGGCGGTGGCCCATGCCGCCCCCGTTGTCGCCGCCGCCCCCGTCGTCAAGGCCGTGGCCCCCATCGCCACCTCCTACGCTAACACCTACAAGGTCTCCATCGGCGCTGCCCCtgtggcctacgccgcccccgccgtcaTCAAGGCCCCcgtcgcctacgccgcccccgccgtctTCAAGGCCCCcgtcgcctacgccgcccccgtgGCCTACGCCGCCCCTGCCGTCGTGAAGGCCCCcgtcgcctacgccgcccccgtAGCCTACGCTGCCGCCCCCGCTTACCTGAAGACCTACCTGCACTAA